A window from Pseudomonas sp. Tri1 encodes these proteins:
- a CDS encoding efflux transporter outer membrane subunit codes for MPMHLRPLALLVSVSLMAGCAVGPDYQRPDAALSPRFLGQSSVEQRSGATRASLVAWWEGFGDPVLTEFVAKALEQNLDLAQAAARVAQARAGLGAANAALLPSGNITGQAARAQQSVETPLGQVLNSTPGYDRYGSAYELDLNAGWEIDVFGGLRRGREAALAEYQASEAGAAATRLAVAAQTADIYITLRGLQARLDITNRQVKTQQDLLEKVQLLYSKGLAANYQVHQTQGALSQVQATIPVLQTGLDAAMNALDVMLGTPPGTHRQQLATMGSIPAAPQITAMGTPADLLRRRPDLIVAERRLAASNARIGEAIAEYYPKFSLSALLGSATAISAGNLFTGDASQASGALGLRWRLFDFGRINAQIDQAKGQEAEALAAYRQSVLRATEDVENAFSALVNRETQATTLTQGETSLSQARQSSFIAYQKGAASLIDVLNADQTLLQVSDARAQARTESARAAVAAFRSLGGGWQPPDAQPVAAR; via the coding sequence ATCCCAATGCATCTCCGCCCCCTTGCTCTTTTGGTAAGTGTCAGCTTGATGGCAGGCTGCGCGGTCGGTCCGGACTACCAGCGTCCGGACGCTGCGCTTTCGCCGCGTTTCCTGGGGCAGTCTTCTGTCGAACAGAGGTCCGGCGCTACGCGTGCCAGCCTTGTCGCTTGGTGGGAGGGTTTTGGTGATCCGGTGTTGACCGAGTTCGTCGCCAAGGCACTTGAACAGAACCTGGACCTGGCTCAGGCGGCAGCGCGCGTCGCGCAAGCACGGGCAGGCCTGGGGGCGGCCAATGCCGCGTTGCTGCCTTCGGGAAACATCACCGGTCAAGCCGCGCGCGCCCAACAGTCTGTGGAAACGCCACTCGGCCAAGTGCTGAACTCGACGCCGGGCTATGATCGGTATGGAAGCGCCTATGAACTCGACCTCAACGCCGGCTGGGAGATAGACGTTTTTGGCGGCCTGCGACGCGGACGCGAGGCCGCACTGGCCGAATACCAAGCCTCTGAAGCGGGCGCCGCCGCCACACGCCTGGCCGTCGCCGCGCAGACCGCCGATATCTACATCACCCTGCGCGGGCTGCAGGCTCGACTGGACATTACCAACCGACAAGTCAAAACCCAACAAGACCTGCTGGAGAAAGTCCAACTGCTCTATAGCAAGGGCCTCGCCGCCAACTATCAGGTCCACCAGACCCAGGGGGCTCTGTCTCAAGTCCAAGCGACAATACCGGTGCTGCAAACCGGCCTGGATGCCGCCATGAACGCGCTGGATGTCATGCTCGGCACGCCGCCGGGCACCCACCGCCAGCAACTGGCAACGATGGGAAGCATCCCTGCGGCACCACAGATAACTGCCATGGGCACACCGGCCGATCTGCTGCGTCGCAGGCCGGATCTCATCGTCGCTGAGCGCCGCCTCGCGGCCTCCAACGCCCGCATCGGCGAAGCGATCGCCGAGTACTACCCAAAATTCTCCCTCAGCGCATTGCTCGGCAGTGCCACGGCCATATCCGCTGGCAACCTGTTCACTGGCGACGCCAGCCAGGCATCGGGGGCACTGGGCCTGCGCTGGAGACTCTTCGACTTTGGCCGCATCAACGCCCAGATCGATCAAGCCAAGGGGCAGGAAGCCGAAGCCCTCGCCGCTTACCGTCAGTCCGTGCTGCGCGCCACCGAAGACGTCGAGAACGCATTCTCTGCGCTGGTGAATCGAGAGACCCAGGCGACCACCCTCACCCAGGGCGAAACGTCGCTGAGCCAGGCTCGGCAATCGTCGTTCATTGCCTATCAGAAAGGCGCGGCCAGCCTGATCGATGTCCTGAATGCCGACCAGACGCTGCTACAGGTATCCGATGCCCGGGCCCAAGCACGAACGGAGTCGGCCCGCGCGGCGGTCGCGGCATTTCGATCGCTCGGAGGTGGCTGGCAACCGCCTGACGCCCAGCCAGTGGCAGCTAGATGA
- a CDS encoding efflux RND transporter periplasmic adaptor subunit, translating into MLRLRPVTFAACLLPLVLTACGDATTAKDPRTLAPLVRVSEVQGSSDLSRSFTGVVAARVQSDLGFRVSGKVLERLVDTGQSVKRGQPLMRLDPTDLGLQARAQQETVAAAKTRAKQTADDEARYRDLVAAGAISASGYDQIKAAADTAKAQLSAAQAQADVARNASSYAVLLADADGVVMETLAEPGQVVSPGQTVVRLARAGQREAIVQLPETLRPAVGATAQATLYGSTSGAVTAKLRLLSDSADRVTRTFEARYVLEGALANAPLGSTVTLRIADGAVQGPVLQVPIAAIFDPGKGAGVWVITGEPAKVSWRPVQVLGLSDDAARVAGALKVGERIVGLGAHLLRDGEEVRLIQQGDVKVAGGRP; encoded by the coding sequence ATGCTCCGGCTCCGACCTGTCACCTTCGCCGCTTGCTTGTTGCCTCTCGTCCTGACGGCGTGTGGTGACGCCACCACCGCTAAAGATCCGCGCACGCTCGCCCCCCTGGTGAGAGTTTCTGAAGTTCAGGGTTCGTCCGATCTATCGCGCTCTTTCACTGGCGTCGTGGCCGCTCGCGTCCAGAGTGACCTGGGTTTCCGAGTGTCGGGCAAGGTACTTGAGCGTCTGGTCGATACCGGCCAGAGCGTCAAGCGGGGGCAGCCGCTCATGCGTCTCGACCCCACCGACTTAGGGTTGCAAGCACGAGCGCAGCAAGAAACTGTCGCTGCCGCCAAAACCCGAGCCAAACAGACTGCGGATGATGAGGCTCGCTATCGCGATCTGGTTGCCGCCGGTGCCATTTCCGCCTCGGGCTACGACCAGATCAAAGCTGCAGCTGATACCGCGAAGGCGCAACTGAGTGCCGCGCAGGCCCAGGCTGACGTGGCTCGCAATGCCTCGAGCTATGCCGTGCTGCTCGCGGACGCCGACGGTGTGGTGATGGAGACGCTCGCCGAGCCCGGGCAAGTCGTCAGCCCCGGTCAAACCGTGGTTCGACTGGCGCGGGCCGGGCAGCGCGAAGCCATCGTGCAGTTGCCAGAGACGCTGCGCCCAGCCGTAGGGGCCACGGCGCAAGCGACGCTTTATGGCAGCACCTCGGGTGCGGTTACCGCGAAGCTGAGGCTGCTTTCGGATTCCGCTGACCGTGTGACGCGCACCTTCGAGGCGCGATATGTGCTTGAGGGCGCTTTGGCCAATGCGCCCCTGGGCTCGACCGTCACCCTTCGGATCGCCGACGGCGCCGTGCAAGGGCCAGTCCTGCAAGTTCCGATTGCAGCCATCTTTGACCCGGGCAAGGGTGCTGGGGTGTGGGTCATCACCGGCGAGCCGGCGAAAGTCAGCTGGCGACCTGTTCAGGTCCTGGGCTTGAGCGACGATGCGGCCCGAGTCGCAGGTGCTCTCAAGGTTGGCGAGCGCATCGTCGGGCTGGGCGCGCATCTG
- a CDS encoding TetR/AcrR family transcriptional regulator → MNQPSIHTPSTRGPADHDIRDQIVAAANEHFSQYGYGKTTVSDLAKAIGFSKAYIYKFFDSKQAIGEAICSRCLAEIVAAVELAISEEGLSPTERFRRLVKTLVTTGVNLFFNDRKLYDIAAFSASERWPSSQAYNARIKSFVLQIVREGRELGEFERKTPLDETVDAIHLALRPFVNPLLLQYSLDVIEEAPTLTSNLILRSLMP, encoded by the coding sequence ATGAACCAACCATCGATACATACGCCCAGCACCCGTGGCCCAGCCGACCACGACATCCGAGACCAGATTGTCGCGGCGGCCAACGAGCATTTCAGTCAATACGGCTACGGCAAGACCACGGTATCCGACCTGGCCAAGGCCATCGGGTTTTCCAAGGCGTACATCTATAAGTTCTTCGACTCCAAGCAAGCGATCGGCGAGGCTATTTGTAGCCGCTGCCTGGCTGAGATCGTTGCGGCTGTGGAGCTGGCCATCAGCGAAGAAGGCCTCTCGCCGACGGAGCGTTTTCGACGCCTGGTCAAAACCTTGGTGACTACCGGTGTGAACCTGTTCTTCAATGATCGCAAGCTCTATGACATTGCCGCGTTCTCTGCGTCGGAGCGCTGGCCCAGCTCGCAAGCCTATAACGCACGAATCAAGAGCTTCGTGTTGCAAATCGTGCGAGAAGGACGGGAACTCGGTGAGTTCGAACGCAAGACGCCATTGGACGAGACAGTAGACGCGATCCACCTGGCGCTACGGCCTTTCGTCAATCCTTTGCTGTTGCAGTACAGCCTCGACGTCATCGAAGAGGCCCCCACGCTCACTTCCAATCTCATTTTGCGTAGCCTCATGCCGTGA
- a CDS encoding thioesterase family protein, with translation MTSFAQLLQQFDPDAPFVSPPNWQQGRTIFGGLSAALSLQAVLLERPTGFPPFKSAQVSFIGPVTQAQTFDVSVLRQGRSVTSVSVDCLSGDDLALRTTLLFAQPRASCITHDAWGRPLVEGPSRYAKLELDSQIAPACAYNFEMRPAGGSLPVSGADNPELLMWVRHLDARGVDPAVALIALADSLPPAAMACFTEPAAISSASWTIDLPQPAAGGEWFLINSFSQQALEGYSLQDMEIWDESGRRVLWARQTVAIFT, from the coding sequence ATGACGAGCTTCGCCCAGTTGCTACAGCAATTCGATCCGGATGCGCCGTTTGTGTCGCCGCCCAACTGGCAGCAGGGCCGTACGATCTTTGGCGGGCTGTCCGCGGCGTTATCGCTGCAAGCGGTTTTGCTTGAGCGTCCGACGGGCTTTCCACCGTTCAAGTCCGCTCAGGTGTCGTTCATCGGTCCGGTCACGCAGGCCCAGACATTTGACGTCAGCGTCTTGCGCCAAGGCCGATCAGTCACCTCGGTATCGGTCGATTGCCTGTCGGGTGATGACCTGGCGTTGCGCACGACTCTGCTGTTCGCTCAGCCGCGAGCGAGCTGTATTACCCATGATGCTTGGGGGCGTCCGTTGGTAGAAGGACCCTCCCGGTACGCTAAGTTGGAGCTGGACAGCCAGATCGCACCGGCCTGTGCCTACAACTTCGAGATGCGTCCCGCGGGCGGTTCGCTCCCGGTATCCGGCGCTGATAATCCGGAATTACTGATGTGGGTACGCCATCTGGATGCGCGGGGTGTAGACCCGGCAGTCGCCCTGATTGCCCTGGCTGACAGTTTGCCGCCGGCTGCCATGGCTTGCTTCACCGAGCCCGCTGCCATCAGTTCCGCGTCCTGGACGATTGACCTGCCGCAGCCCGCTGCCGGTGGGGAGTGGTTCTTGATCAACTCCTTTAGCCAGCAGGCCTTGGAAGGTTACTCGCTGCAGGATATGGAGATCTGGGATGAAAGCGGTCGGCGAGTGCTTTGGGCTCGTCAGACCGTGGCGATTTTTACGTAA
- a CDS encoding outer membrane protein transport protein, protein MKKILLKTPLGLSVVLATSHVFASGFALNEQSVSGMGSGFAGRSSSAEDASTVFGNPAGMSRLKKEQVSLGAATLFTKSEISQTRSTFGGQDGDDMVPTTTVPMGYYVKPVDEHWAFGVGFYVPFGLITDYGSDFAGRYYANKSEVKTLTFQPTVSYAFNDTVSIGFGPTINRISGEISGVALNPFSPGRNDGRLKSTGDDTALGFNAGILVQATDRTRLGLTYHSKVSYHLDAKTKVSDGIFSLVGVSGRSYDASLDVDTPESVDFSVTHQLNTDWTLYLGSTWTRWSRFKDLTIENSGLPPLLNAQLGTISEEQNWHDTWAHAIGTAYRLNNQWVLRSGLSVDQSPANNTNRGPRIPTGDRTVISFGAGWTPVDNVTVDVAYSYLWEESVRVNDASATRGAYSSKYKNSASGFGTSVSYRF, encoded by the coding sequence ATGAAAAAAATATTGCTCAAGACCCCGCTGGGTCTCTCCGTTGTGCTCGCCACTTCTCATGTGTTTGCCAGCGGCTTCGCGCTCAATGAACAAAGCGTCAGTGGGATGGGTTCAGGCTTTGCCGGGCGCTCTTCCTCTGCTGAAGATGCGAGCACGGTCTTTGGTAATCCGGCGGGGATGTCTCGCTTGAAGAAAGAACAGGTCAGCCTGGGGGCGGCGACGCTGTTCACGAAGTCCGAAATAAGCCAGACCCGCAGTACCTTCGGCGGTCAGGATGGCGATGACATGGTGCCAACGACCACAGTGCCGATGGGTTACTACGTCAAACCCGTTGATGAGCACTGGGCGTTCGGCGTTGGTTTTTATGTGCCGTTCGGCTTGATTACCGATTACGGCAGTGATTTCGCCGGGCGTTATTACGCCAACAAAAGCGAGGTCAAGACACTCACGTTCCAGCCGACTGTCAGCTACGCCTTCAACGATACGGTGTCGATCGGGTTCGGTCCCACGATCAATCGTATCAGTGGTGAGATATCTGGGGTGGCGCTCAATCCATTCAGCCCTGGTCGCAATGATGGAAGGCTCAAGAGCACCGGCGACGACACGGCCCTGGGTTTCAACGCGGGGATTCTGGTGCAGGCGACAGACCGAACCCGCTTGGGGCTGACCTACCATTCCAAGGTCAGCTATCACCTGGATGCCAAGACCAAGGTCAGCGACGGCATTTTCAGCCTGGTAGGGGTCAGCGGGCGCAGCTATGACGCCTCGCTGGATGTGGATACTCCGGAATCGGTGGATTTTTCAGTGACTCACCAGCTCAACACCGACTGGACGCTGTACTTGGGCAGCACCTGGACACGCTGGAGCCGCTTCAAGGACCTGACCATCGAAAACTCGGGGCTGCCGCCTTTGTTGAACGCCCAGTTGGGTACCATCAGCGAAGAGCAGAACTGGCATGACACCTGGGCCCACGCTATCGGTACGGCGTATCGGTTGAACAATCAATGGGTACTTCGCTCGGGCCTGTCAGTCGATCAATCGCCTGCCAACAACACCAATCGTGGACCGCGTATCCCTACCGGCGACCGGACGGTGATCAGCTTCGGCGCGGGCTGGACACCGGTGGACAATGTCACGGTGGATGTCGCCTATTCCTATCTGTGGGAAGAGAGTGTGCGGGTCAACGATGCCTCGGCCACCCGGGGTGCCTACAGCTCCAAGTACAAGAACAGTGCAAGTGGTTTCGGGACTTCGGTCAGCTATCGCTTTTGA
- a CDS encoding SDR family oxidoreductase: protein MKPNDNSWVLITGASSGFGEEFARQYAAQGKSLVLVARRLDKLETLSAQLRERFGVDVIVEQVDLSSIPAVIELHQRLRERNVVIDVLINNAGHGLQGPFLDQPLDRSLAMIDLDIASLTALTHVFAADMRARKRGHILMVASLLSFQGVKNFAVYSAAKAYVLRFSDALHRELKSDGVIVTALCPGMSDTGFAQSARQTITPALKMVMMQPQPVVAAGIRALQAGRISVVPGFGNKAMTVLTWATPRRFHQSLMARIMGA from the coding sequence ATGAAACCGAACGATAACTCCTGGGTGCTCATCACAGGCGCTTCAAGCGGATTTGGCGAGGAGTTTGCCCGGCAATACGCAGCACAAGGGAAATCTCTCGTTCTGGTAGCACGCAGGCTGGATAAACTCGAAACGCTATCGGCGCAATTGCGCGAACGTTTCGGCGTTGATGTCATAGTCGAGCAAGTAGACCTTTCTTCGATCCCGGCGGTCATCGAACTGCACCAGCGGCTGCGCGAGCGCAATGTCGTGATCGATGTGCTCATTAACAATGCGGGGCATGGCTTGCAGGGGCCTTTCCTGGATCAGCCCCTGGATCGCTCCCTGGCCATGATTGATCTGGATATCGCCAGTCTGACGGCCCTGACTCACGTCTTCGCGGCAGACATGCGAGCCCGCAAGCGTGGACATATCCTGATGGTCGCCAGCCTGCTGTCTTTTCAAGGCGTGAAGAATTTTGCCGTTTACTCTGCCGCTAAAGCTTACGTGCTGCGCTTCTCTGATGCGTTGCATCGTGAACTCAAAAGCGACGGCGTCATCGTGACAGCGCTTTGTCCGGGGATGTCGGATACTGGGTTTGCGCAAAGCGCCAGGCAAACGATTACGCCAGCCTTGAAAATGGTCATGATGCAGCCCCAACCCGTTGTAGCGGCAGGAATCCGTGCCCTGCAAGCCGGACGCATAAGTGTCGTACCAGGCTTTGGCAACAAGGCTATGACCGTCCTGACCTGGGCCACGCCTCGCCGGTTTCACCAGAGTCTTATGGCGCGCATCATGGGTGCCTGA